One window of Gloeothece citriformis PCC 7424 genomic DNA carries:
- the hisG gene encoding ATP phosphoribosyltransferase — translation MITIALPKGALLSDSIALFKQIGLDFTAFLDSSNRQLQISDPTNTAKALLVRAQDVPVYVEYGQAQLGIVGYDVLLEKTPKVANLADLKFGACRMSVAVPAKSPYRSSIELPPNGRVASKFVHCAEDYFRRLDIPVEIIPLYGSVELGPITGMSDAIVDLVSTGRTLRENGLVEIDVLFESTARLIAHPLSYRLNLDHLDQWVNKLRQINLKPVA, via the coding sequence ATGATTACGATCGCATTACCAAAAGGCGCACTTTTATCCGACAGCATCGCCCTATTTAAACAGATTGGTTTAGATTTTACGGCCTTTCTCGATTCGAGTAACCGACAACTGCAAATCAGCGATCCCACGAATACCGCTAAAGCTTTACTGGTGAGAGCGCAAGACGTACCCGTCTATGTAGAATATGGTCAAGCTCAGTTAGGAATTGTGGGGTATGATGTTTTGTTAGAAAAGACTCCTAAAGTGGCTAATTTAGCCGATCTTAAATTTGGAGCTTGTCGGATGTCTGTGGCGGTTCCGGCAAAGAGTCCTTATCGTAGCTCTATAGAATTGCCTCCTAATGGTCGAGTTGCCTCTAAATTTGTCCATTGTGCCGAAGACTATTTTCGCCGCTTAGATATCCCCGTAGAAATTATCCCCCTTTATGGTTCAGTAGAATTAGGGCCGATCACAGGAATGTCCGATGCGATCGTCGATTTGGTGTCTACCGGGCGCACTTTACGAGAAAATGGCTTAGTAGAAATAGATGTCTTATTTGAAAGTACCGCCAGATTAATTGCTCATCCCTTGAGTTATCGTCTCAATTTAGATCACCTGGATCAATGGGTCAATAAATTACGTCAAATTAATCTTAAACCAGTTGCATAA
- a CDS encoding IS200/IS605 family accessory protein TnpB-related protein, which produces MGQKKSLKASLTRISRSKIKTDKPVYQMLRGIESKIEFHPFLEDWGNSYQSILRTALNDRKKGLSETEIEKSYQKKYNIQWAWADSLATNASAVFDQLTTAKTNQIEQIETDLKMGLIKSQEILEKLEISLSNPNRKNTRNFTKKLLGLKSKLRRLQRKKQQLEELKQLKRLHICWGSKKLFNAQYHLKENGYSSHDEWFYDWRKKRGGNFYSVGKGSVDGNNPVTKIHHSSEDIFTVTITVPRCYQDTYGQNLTLKFEVTGQRKHDLLYALEANKPVTVQIFRREHKDNQWYIHLSTYIQAVPYISSLKNGCLGIDLNANSIDLVYIKRDGNLHQIQGQKTVFSWEMPTGTTGQVEAALRDIVAEIVRIAQSFECPVACEDLDFSKKKASLRHQSKKYNRMLSGFVYDKFRSFLVARAEKYGIEVIFKNSFATSVIAMIKYMPKYGLNSASAAAMVIARRALGYSERIPRSYLSLICPESRLGWFRAFMGSMGKNL; this is translated from the coding sequence ATGGGTCAGAAAAAATCTCTAAAAGCCTCTTTAACAAGGATTAGTCGGTCAAAAATCAAGACCGATAAGCCCGTTTACCAAATGCTCAGGGGAATTGAGAGTAAAATCGAATTTCATCCTTTTTTAGAAGATTGGGGCAACTCTTATCAAAGCATATTAAGAACAGCTTTAAATGACCGAAAAAAAGGTTTATCAGAAACAGAAATAGAAAAAAGTTACCAGAAAAAATATAATATTCAATGGGCATGGGCTGATAGTTTAGCCACAAATGCTAGTGCTGTGTTTGACCAATTAACGACAGCTAAAACTAATCAAATAGAACAGATAGAAACCGATCTAAAAATGGGATTAATTAAATCTCAAGAAATTTTAGAAAAATTAGAAATTTCCTTGAGCAATCCTAATCGGAAAAATACCCGTAATTTTACTAAAAAGCTGCTAGGTTTAAAGTCAAAGCTGCGGAGATTACAGAGGAAGAAACAACAATTAGAAGAGTTAAAACAGTTAAAAAGATTACATATATGTTGGGGGTCAAAGAAGTTATTCAATGCTCAATATCATTTAAAAGAGAATGGATACTCATCCCACGATGAATGGTTTTATGATTGGAGGAAAAAACGGGGAGGAAATTTTTATAGTGTAGGAAAAGGGTCAGTTGATGGTAATAATCCTGTCACAAAAATTCATCATAGCTCAGAAGATATATTTACAGTTACCATTACAGTTCCCCGTTGCTATCAAGATACTTATGGTCAAAATTTAACCTTGAAATTTGAAGTCACGGGTCAACGCAAACATGATTTACTCTATGCTTTAGAAGCTAATAAACCCGTTACTGTTCAAATTTTCAGACGGGAACATAAAGACAATCAATGGTACATACATCTATCCACATATATTCAAGCTGTTCCTTACATATCTTCATTAAAAAATGGCTGTTTGGGAATCGACTTAAATGCTAATTCAATTGACCTTGTTTACATCAAAAGAGATGGAAACTTACATCAAATACAGGGACAGAAAACAGTATTTTCTTGGGAGATGCCCACAGGAACGACGGGGCAAGTTGAAGCGGCTTTAAGGGATATTGTGGCTGAAATTGTGAGAATAGCCCAAAGTTTTGAATGTCCAGTGGCTTGTGAAGACTTAGATTTTAGTAAAAAGAAAGCCAGTTTAAGACACCAATCAAAAAAATATAATCGGATGCTTAGTGGCTTTGTCTATGATAAATTTCGTTCTTTTTTAGTAGCTAGAGCCGAAAAATATGGGATTGAAGTTATTTTTAAAAATTCTTTTGCTACTAGCGTTATAGCCATGATTAAGTATATGCCCAAATATGGGTTAAATTCGGCTTCGGCTGCTGCTATGGTAATCGCTAGACGAGCATTAGGGTACTCTGAACGAATCCCTCGTTCTTATTTATCTTTAATATGCCCTGAATCACGCCTTGGATGGTTCCGGGCATTCATGGGGTCTATGGGGAAAAATTTGTAA
- a CDS encoding SDR family oxidoreductase yields MDLKPINQQVVAIVGASSGIGRETALKFARGGAKVVVAARSQSGLDSLIDEIKGFGGEAVSISADVLEFDQVKAIADKAIEEYGRLDTWVHCAAIALYAPFEQVTPEEFKRVIDVDLMGQVYGAMVALPHLRREGRGALIHISSILARRSFPLQSAYCAAKHGINGFLESLRVELMHEMLPISVTEISPCSINTPFFTTARTKLGVQPMGAPPIYEPSIVADSIVYAAQHPTRDMIVGDAAKMIWAAQRVSPALLDAVLARTGFNSQRTAKPKTEDEVNSFYQPSSEFDHVEGDFGDQSLPVSVSDWLDTHPVAKWGVVAGTLGLVFLAGLAFKDNWIS; encoded by the coding sequence ATGGATTTAAAACCGATTAATCAGCAAGTCGTTGCCATTGTGGGCGCTTCTAGTGGTATTGGACGAGAAACCGCCCTTAAATTTGCTAGAGGTGGTGCAAAGGTGGTGGTTGCTGCTCGCTCTCAATCTGGGTTAGACTCATTAATTGATGAGATTAAAGGGTTTGGGGGTGAAGCCGTCTCTATCTCCGCAGATGTGTTAGAGTTTGACCAAGTGAAAGCGATCGCCGATAAAGCGATTGAAGAATATGGAAGACTCGATACATGGGTTCACTGTGCAGCGATCGCCCTTTATGCTCCGTTTGAACAAGTTACCCCCGAAGAATTTAAACGAGTGATTGATGTAGATTTAATGGGACAAGTGTATGGGGCAATGGTTGCTTTACCTCATCTGAGACGAGAAGGACGAGGAGCATTAATTCATATTTCCTCTATCTTAGCGAGACGGAGTTTTCCCCTGCAAAGCGCCTATTGTGCCGCTAAACATGGGATTAATGGCTTTTTAGAATCTTTGCGGGTTGAATTGATGCACGAAATGCTCCCCATTAGCGTGACAGAGATTTCCCCCTGTTCTATTAATACTCCCTTTTTTACCACCGCCCGAACTAAATTAGGGGTTCAACCGATGGGCGCTCCTCCCATTTATGAGCCAAGTATTGTCGCTGACTCCATTGTTTATGCGGCGCAACATCCGACAAGAGATATGATCGTTGGGGATGCAGCTAAAATGATTTGGGCAGCACAAAGAGTCTCTCCCGCCTTACTAGATGCGGTTTTAGCCCGTACAGGGTTTAATTCTCAACGCACCGCTAAACCGAAAACAGAAGACGAGGTTAATAGTTTTTATCAACCCTCTTCAGAATTCGATCACGTTGAAGGGGATTTTGGGGATCAATCCTTGCCGGTAAGCGTTTCTGATTGGTTGGATACTCATCCCGTCGCTAAATGGGGAGTAGTGGCCGGAACTTTGGGGCTTGTTTTTCTGGCAGGATTGGCTTTCAAGGATAATTGGATCAGTTAA
- a CDS encoding DUF2834 domain-containing protein — protein sequence MNTKIILWLIWVIFITYTLWLAPLDQPGNLTLVEKLIKLEWADLNAIIPVIFSLMGVWPLIYASFMFIDERTQPISAWPSFVTSNGAGVIGLLPYLILRHPNQDSIKNKTILLKILDSRAYGVILSLTTLGLFIYAILGGDWGDFIRQWQTNHFVHLISLDFCLMCVVFPAVLGDDMARRGLRDDKLFWIVTLIPLLGALAYLCLRPPLPEENATL from the coding sequence ATGAACACAAAAATTATACTTTGGTTAATTTGGGTCATTTTTATTACTTATACATTATGGTTAGCTCCCCTCGATCAACCGGGGAATTTAACCTTAGTGGAAAAACTGATTAAACTAGAGTGGGCAGATCTTAATGCGATTATCCCAGTTATTTTTAGTTTAATGGGGGTTTGGCCGCTGATTTATGCAAGTTTTATGTTTATTGATGAACGGACACAACCGATATCCGCTTGGCCTTCTTTTGTAACTTCCAATGGAGCAGGAGTTATCGGATTACTTCCTTATTTAATACTCCGTCATCCTAACCAAGATAGCATCAAAAATAAAACTATTTTGCTTAAAATTTTAGATTCTAGAGCTTATGGTGTAATCTTAAGTTTAACTACCCTTGGGTTGTTTATTTATGCGATATTAGGAGGAGATTGGGGGGATTTTATCAGACAATGGCAAACTAATCATTTTGTGCATTTAATTAGTTTAGATTTTTGTTTAATGTGTGTTGTTTTTCCGGCGGTTTTAGGAGATGACATGGCTCGTCGCGGGCTAAGAGATGATAAACTATTTTGGATAGTTACCCTCATTCCTCTTCTGGGGGCACTAGCTTATTTGTGTTTACGTCCTCCTTTACCCGAAGAAAATGCTACCCTTTAA
- a CDS encoding ATP-binding protein codes for MSGFWNTLFSAGQFIPHGHCYLWKSSLVWLHLTSDSLIALAYYSIPLSILYLVKKRRDLPFNWIFLLFCAFIVACGTTHLMDVWTLWHPTYWLSGVIKAGTAGVSLLTAVELIPIVPKALALPSPAQLEQANQQLQNEIAERVKVEEQLKQYQSQLEQRVAERTAELEASKESLRELFEREQQAKAEIQLYTERLTLALEAAKMGSWDWDLQKNEVFWSPYHEQMFGYEPGTSQRTYANWKNRVHPEDLERVEATIQESIATGQDYNCEYRLLLPNGELRWVNGFGRVNYDGEGHPIGMIGMVIDITHSKLAQEALRQSEETARQQLAEIEAIYATAPIGLCILDTDYNYVRVNESLAQINGIPVEAHLGHTVREILPELGEFQEPIFKQVVQSGEPVFNVEVHGVTPAQPDVERDWIVNYYPLKKADQQVIGISITAQEITERKLAEKELKKRAEELIRLNTTLAHTMTLLKTRNQELDQFAYVVSHDLKAPLRAIAQLSEWIEEDLGEQLPPDNREQLNLLRRRVYRLEGLVNGLLEYSRVGRTEVLIETVVVEDLLREVIDSLAPEASFRINIDSDMPTLKTKKILLNQVFSNLISNGIKHHDRPDGQMRISVEERPDMYEFAVTDDGPGILPQYHQKIFQIFQTLKSRDEQENTGIGLSIVKKIIEGEGGTIWIESQEQQGTTFRFTWPKS; via the coding sequence ATGTCAGGATTCTGGAATACCCTTTTTAGTGCTGGACAATTTATTCCTCATGGACACTGTTATCTATGGAAATCTTCCCTAGTATGGTTACACCTGACATCAGATTCCCTGATTGCCCTCGCTTATTACTCTATCCCTTTAAGTATATTATATTTAGTTAAAAAACGAAGAGATTTACCCTTCAATTGGATTTTTCTGCTGTTTTGTGCTTTTATCGTCGCTTGTGGAACAACCCATTTAATGGACGTTTGGACGCTTTGGCATCCCACCTACTGGCTCTCAGGAGTCATTAAAGCCGGAACCGCAGGAGTGTCTTTATTAACTGCCGTAGAACTCATTCCCATCGTTCCCAAAGCTTTAGCCCTTCCTTCGCCGGCTCAACTCGAACAAGCGAATCAACAACTACAAAACGAAATCGCAGAACGGGTTAAAGTAGAAGAACAATTAAAACAATATCAAAGTCAGCTTGAGCAACGAGTCGCAGAACGCACCGCCGAACTAGAAGCCTCAAAAGAGAGTCTAAGAGAACTCTTCGAGCGAGAACAACAAGCTAAAGCCGAAATTCAACTCTATACAGAACGCCTAACCCTAGCCCTAGAAGCCGCCAAAATGGGGTCATGGGATTGGGATCTTCAAAAAAATGAGGTATTCTGGAGTCCTTATCATGAACAAATGTTTGGCTATGAACCCGGAACGAGTCAACGAACTTACGCAAACTGGAAAAACCGAGTTCATCCAGAAGATCTAGAAAGGGTTGAAGCTACTATACAAGAATCGATCGCTACGGGACAAGACTATAACTGTGAATATCGCTTATTATTACCAAACGGTGAACTGCGTTGGGTTAATGGGTTTGGCCGGGTGAATTACGATGGGGAGGGTCATCCCATTGGTATGATAGGAATGGTCATCGATATTACTCATTCTAAATTAGCTCAAGAAGCCCTCAGACAAAGTGAAGAAACTGCCCGACAACAACTAGCAGAAATTGAAGCAATTTATGCCACTGCTCCTATTGGCTTATGTATTTTAGATACGGATTATAATTATGTTCGGGTTAATGAATCTTTAGCTCAAATTAACGGGATTCCTGTTGAGGCGCATTTAGGGCACACAGTTCGAGAAATTTTACCCGAATTGGGAGAGTTTCAAGAGCCTATTTTTAAACAAGTGGTACAATCTGGTGAACCGGTTTTTAATGTTGAGGTACATGGAGTTACTCCGGCACAACCTGACGTAGAACGAGATTGGATTGTTAATTATTATCCCTTAAAAAAAGCCGATCAACAAGTCATAGGAATTAGCATCACGGCGCAAGAAATTACCGAACGTAAACTCGCTGAAAAAGAACTTAAAAAACGCGCTGAGGAATTAATTCGCCTCAATACAACTCTTGCTCATACGATGACTTTGCTGAAAACTCGAAATCAAGAGTTAGATCAATTTGCTTATGTCGTTTCCCATGATTTAAAAGCCCCCTTGCGAGCGATCGCCCAACTTTCCGAGTGGATAGAAGAGGATTTAGGAGAACAACTTCCCCCGGATAATCGAGAGCAACTTAATCTTTTGCGGAGACGAGTTTATCGTTTAGAAGGGTTAGTTAATGGTCTATTAGAATATTCTAGAGTAGGACGGACTGAAGTCTTAATAGAAACCGTTGTCGTTGAAGATCTCTTAAGAGAAGTGATAGATTCTCTTGCTCCTGAAGCAAGTTTTAGGATTAATATAGACTCTGATATGCCGACTTTAAAAACTAAGAAAATACTCCTCAATCAAGTGTTTTCTAATTTAATTAGTAATGGCATTAAACATCACGATCGTCCCGATGGACAAATGAGAATTTCAGTAGAAGAAAGACCAGATATGTATGAGTTTGCTGTAACTGATGATGGCCCCGGTATTTTGCCCCAATATCATCAAAAAATATTCCAAATTTTCCAAACTCTCAAATCTCGTGATGAGCAAGAAAATACAGGAATTGGGTTATCCATTGTAAAAAAAATTATTGAAGGTGAAGGGGGAACAATTTGGATAGAGTCTCAAGAGCAACAGGGGACAACTTTTCGCTTTACTTGGCCTAAATCCTAA
- a CDS encoding DUF3119 family protein has translation MTTVKPIPNLSQTVELSPSYKIPLVLIIGAIPLLLVQPWVSLILALLGLFLFFQTLFIRLKFTETDLEVYRSQTLIRRFPYQEWINWEIFWKGVPILFYFREVKSIHFLPIIFDPDTLKTCLEQRCPKQSS, from the coding sequence ATGACGACCGTTAAACCAATTCCCAACTTATCCCAAACTGTTGAACTTTCCCCAAGTTACAAAATTCCTCTAGTTTTGATTATCGGGGCAATTCCTTTGTTATTAGTGCAACCTTGGGTTAGTTTAATCCTTGCCTTACTCGGTTTATTCCTATTTTTTCAAACCCTGTTCATTCGACTCAAATTTACCGAAACTGACTTAGAGGTCTATCGCTCCCAAACTCTCATCCGTCGCTTTCCCTACCAAGAATGGATTAACTGGGAAATCTTTTGGAAGGGTGTCCCCATTTTGTTTTATTTTAGAGAAGTTAAGAGCATTCACTTTTTACCGATTATATTTGATCCAGATACCCTAAAAACTTGCTTAGAACAACGTTGTCCCAAGCAATCATCCTAA
- a CDS encoding DUF3086 domain-containing protein, with amino-acid sequence MNSDEIRRKEQSSQQSSDDSPKSSSDKYAIPDHWHEEQHPENELEVLNPEIEPETLLLDDQDPSVEPSSEPIEVQEITLLDVQEPTEDQPEETEQSLETIFSPNVDEFDQDSEADRLSLEIAQLQQQKQTLEAEVKALQQQKNQILQQQAADIQDTLGQMIKEGLKELEQRKQALEISVEQLERRRERIREEMRTTFAGASQELAIRVQGFKDYLVGSLQDLAAAAEQLELPTYQPNYQPNYQPSYQTREKPQRQRTPEPPPPPPEPAQPQLPLQGFQGQARKIRDLLDQYRTRPDYYGSPWQLRRTFEPIHAERVQNWFLSQGGRGTIRSMGSRLQNILVASAVISVLYSLYGDRCRVLVLANTPERLGEWRRGLQDCLGISRSDFGPDRGIVLFESPEALIQKADRLVEEKEMPMVIMDETEDRINLSLLQFPMWLAFAPDPQQMTSYLY; translated from the coding sequence ATGAATTCTGACGAAATTAGACGAAAAGAACAATCTTCGCAACAATCCTCAGATGACTCTCCTAAATCTTCATCTGATAAATACGCTATTCCGGATCATTGGCACGAAGAACAACACCCGGAAAACGAACTAGAAGTTTTAAATCCCGAAATAGAACCCGAAACTTTGTTATTAGATGATCAAGACCCTTCTGTAGAGCCATCTTCAGAACCGATAGAAGTCCAAGAAATCACCCTCCTTGATGTCCAAGAACCGACAGAAGATCAGCCAGAAGAAACAGAACAATCTTTAGAAACTATTTTTTCGCCCAATGTGGATGAATTTGACCAAGATTCAGAGGCAGACCGACTTAGTTTAGAAATTGCTCAACTTCAACAGCAAAAACAAACCTTAGAAGCAGAAGTTAAAGCCTTACAACAACAAAAAAATCAAATTCTTCAGCAACAAGCCGCCGACATTCAAGATACCCTAGGACAAATGATTAAAGAAGGGTTAAAAGAACTTGAACAACGCAAACAAGCTCTAGAAATCTCCGTAGAACAACTTGAACGTCGTCGAGAACGAATTCGGGAAGAAATGCGGACAACTTTCGCGGGAGCGTCTCAAGAATTAGCCATTCGAGTCCAAGGGTTTAAAGATTATTTAGTCGGGAGTTTACAAGATTTAGCCGCCGCCGCCGAACAGTTAGAACTTCCTACTTATCAACCCAATTATCAACCCAATTATCAACCCAGTTATCAAACCCGAGAAAAACCCCAAAGACAACGAACCCCAGAACCTCCCCCACCGCCACCAGAACCGGCTCAACCCCAACTCCCCCTACAAGGATTTCAAGGTCAAGCGCGTAAAATTAGGGATCTTTTAGATCAATATCGGACTCGTCCCGACTATTATGGCTCACCCTGGCAACTCCGTCGGACTTTTGAACCTATCCACGCTGAACGAGTGCAAAACTGGTTTTTGTCTCAAGGAGGACGAGGAACAATTCGCAGTATGGGCAGTCGCTTACAAAATATTTTAGTTGCCTCTGCTGTGATTTCGGTTTTGTATTCCCTTTATGGCGATCGCTGTCGGGTGTTAGTGTTGGCCAATACTCCCGAACGTCTCGGAGAATGGCGACGAGGATTACAAGATTGTTTAGGCATTTCCCGCAGTGATTTTGGGCCAGACCGGGGTATTGTTTTGTTTGAATCTCCAGAAGCGTTAATTCAAAAAGCCGATCGATTGGTAGAAGAAAAAGAAATGCCGATGGTGATCATGGATGAAACAGAAGATCGAATTAATTTGTCTCTTCTGCAATTTCCCATGTGGTTAGCGTTTGCCCCCGATCCCCAACAAATGACCAGTTATTTATATTAA
- the plsY gene encoding glycerol-3-phosphate 1-O-acyltransferase PlsY has product MSDLTVISAVILLIVIAYLLGSIPTGYLAGRYLKGIDIREHGSGSTGATNVLRTLGKTAAIFVLIIDLLKGAIAVALVRLLYSLDINPLPLNWQAWLIIATGLASILGHSRSIFLNFGGGKSVATSLGVLLVMNPIVAGGTLGSFLIMLAISRIVSLSSLTGAIAVNILMLVLEQPLPYLLFGALAGLYVIIRHRSNINRLLEGTEPKLGEKLAQEKVS; this is encoded by the coding sequence ATGAGTGATTTAACTGTAATTTCAGCCGTTATCCTTTTAATTGTGATTGCCTATTTATTAGGGTCAATTCCTACGGGTTATTTAGCCGGACGTTATCTTAAAGGAATTGATATCCGAGAACACGGATCGGGATCGACCGGTGCAACTAATGTTTTAAGAACTTTAGGCAAAACCGCCGCCATCTTTGTTTTAATTATCGATCTGCTTAAAGGAGCGATCGCCGTTGCTTTAGTTAGATTGCTCTATTCTCTGGACATTAACCCTCTCCCCCTCAATTGGCAAGCTTGGTTAATTATTGCTACAGGGCTAGCCTCAATTTTAGGTCATAGTCGTTCGATTTTTCTCAATTTTGGGGGCGGAAAATCGGTGGCTACCAGTTTGGGGGTGTTATTAGTGATGAACCCCATCGTCGCCGGAGGAACTTTGGGGAGTTTTCTAATTATGTTAGCCATCTCCCGCATTGTTTCCCTGAGTTCCCTCACTGGAGCGATCGCGGTTAATATTTTGATGTTAGTCCTCGAACAACCTTTACCCTATCTCTTATTTGGGGCACTAGCCGGACTGTATGTGATTATTCGTCATCGTAGCAATATTAATCGCTTACTTGAGGGAACTGAACCGAAGCTTGGAGAAAAATTAGCCCAAGAAAAAGTCTCTTAA
- the accB gene encoding acetyl-CoA carboxylase biotin carboxyl carrier protein, whose product MSINFNELRELLGTISQTDITELILKSEEFELTVRKGTATMPIMPLSEKPISEVVSPPVPEPSVQPVMTQTEPVTSEPTPPIIDKNWIPITSPMVGTFYRAPSPDEAPFVEVNDRIRSGQTVCIIEAMKLMNEIEAESAGQIMDIVVGNGESVEYGQTLMWLKPE is encoded by the coding sequence GTGTCGATTAACTTTAACGAATTGCGGGAATTATTGGGAACTATCTCACAAACGGATATTACAGAATTAATTTTAAAAAGTGAAGAATTTGAACTGACAGTACGCAAAGGGACGGCAACCATGCCGATCATGCCCCTGTCAGAAAAGCCGATCTCAGAAGTTGTGAGTCCTCCTGTTCCAGAACCTTCTGTACAGCCGGTCATGACCCAAACTGAACCGGTGACTTCCGAACCGACACCCCCCATAATTGATAAAAATTGGATACCGATCACCTCTCCGATGGTAGGGACATTTTATCGCGCCCCTAGCCCTGATGAAGCCCCCTTTGTCGAGGTTAACGATCGCATTCGTTCTGGCCAAACCGTTTGTATTATTGAGGCCATGAAGTTGATGAATGAAATAGAAGCAGAAAGCGCCGGACAAATTATGGATATTGTCGTCGGCAATGGAGAATCTGTTGAGTATGGACAGACCTTAATGTGGCTTAAACCGGAGTAA
- the efp gene encoding elongation factor P: MISSNDFRPGVSIELEGSIWKVVEFLHVKPGKGSAFVRTTLKNVQTGKVLERTFRAGETVPQATIEKRTMQHTYKEGEQFVFMDMETYEEARLNPEQLGDGAKYIKENMEVNVLYWGEQVLNIELPTSVILEVTDTDPGVKGDTATGGSKPAIVETGAQIMVPLFISIGERIKVDTRDGSYLGRE; the protein is encoded by the coding sequence ATGATTTCGAGTAACGATTTTCGGCCTGGTGTTAGTATCGAATTAGAAGGCTCTATCTGGAAAGTTGTGGAATTTCTTCACGTCAAACCCGGAAAAGGCTCTGCCTTCGTTCGTACTACCTTAAAAAATGTTCAAACCGGCAAGGTCTTAGAACGAACCTTCCGAGCCGGGGAAACTGTTCCCCAAGCGACGATCGAAAAGCGGACAATGCAGCATACCTATAAAGAAGGTGAGCAATTCGTCTTTATGGATATGGAAACCTATGAAGAAGCCCGTCTTAATCCAGAACAACTCGGCGATGGCGCTAAATATATAAAAGAAAATATGGAGGTCAATGTCCTCTATTGGGGCGAACAAGTGTTAAATATAGAATTACCTACCTCAGTCATTCTAGAAGTCACTGACACCGATCCGGGCGTAAAAGGAGATACAGCTACGGGAGGCAGCAAACCTGCTATAGTTGAAACCGGTGCCCAGATTATGGTTCCTTTATTTATTTCCATTGGGGAACGAATTAAGGTAGATACTCGTGATGGATCTTATCTGGGTCGAGAATAA
- a CDS encoding peptidylprolyl isomerase produces MKPVKHFWLNGFKGLLKTSLVTLLFFTLSMGICQPGWTSPIGQPMLMGILAQGDAVTDPRAILRNALPIDNSSIRTVQADLEGLPKYLKVKRWGSLKKDLKNAAFILTLRRDSILESVPDELKPQAETLIDELKSGVEDLQEVANTQDKQEFLDKQKKLLPKITQIEELMVQGFPFEVPEEYANLPQLKGRATVEMTTTKGDLTIIVDGYSAPINGGNFVDLVQKGFYDGLPFLRSEDDFVIQSGDPPGKEQGFIDPQTGQYRAIPLEVLLKDQDQPIYGLTLEEAGIYLPDLALPFSAYGAVALARPELDPNGGSSQFFFFKFDNELTPPGFNLMDGRYSVFGYLVDGQDVLKKLTDKDKIISAKVVDGLDNLVEPEAG; encoded by the coding sequence ATGAAACCAGTAAAACATTTTTGGCTCAATGGGTTCAAAGGATTACTGAAGACCTCTTTAGTAACCTTGTTATTTTTCACCCTATCGATGGGAATTTGTCAACCGGGATGGACAAGTCCTATAGGGCAACCGATGCTCATGGGGATCTTAGCGCAAGGGGATGCCGTCACCGATCCGAGGGCAATTTTACGCAATGCTTTACCGATCGATAATTCAAGCATCCGAACGGTTCAAGCGGATCTCGAAGGACTGCCCAAGTATTTAAAAGTAAAGCGTTGGGGATCACTCAAAAAAGACCTCAAAAATGCGGCTTTTATCTTAACTCTTCGGCGCGACTCCATTTTAGAAAGCGTTCCGGATGAACTCAAACCCCAAGCAGAGACTTTAATTGATGAACTTAAATCAGGAGTTGAAGACCTGCAAGAAGTAGCTAATACACAAGATAAGCAGGAGTTCTTGGATAAACAGAAGAAATTACTCCCTAAAATTACTCAAATCGAGGAGTTAATGGTGCAGGGGTTTCCCTTTGAAGTTCCCGAAGAATACGCGAATTTGCCTCAACTGAAAGGACGGGCTACTGTAGAAATGACCACGACTAAAGGGGATCTAACCATTATCGTGGATGGCTACAGCGCCCCAATTAATGGGGGTAATTTCGTTGATTTAGTGCAAAAAGGGTTTTATGATGGGTTGCCTTTCCTGCGGTCTGAGGACGATTTTGTCATCCAATCAGGCGATCCCCCAGGAAAAGAACAAGGATTTATCGATCCGCAAACGGGACAATATCGGGCAATTCCTTTAGAAGTCTTGCTTAAAGATCAAGATCAGCCGATTTATGGGTTGACTTTAGAAGAAGCCGGGATTTATCTGCCTGACTTAGCCCTTCCTTTTAGTGCTTATGGGGCGGTTGCCTTAGCTCGTCCAGAACTCGATCCTAACGGGGGTTCTTCACAATTTTTCTTCTTTAAGTTTGATAATGAATTAACTCCGCCAGGTTTTAATTTAATGGATGGGCGTTATTCTGTTTTTGGTTATTTGGTTGACGGACAAGACGTTCTCAAAAAACTAACAGATAAAGATAAAATTATCTCAGCTAAAGTTGTAGATGGTTTAGATAATTTAGTTGAACCTGAAGCGGGTTAA